A single genomic interval of Puntigrus tetrazona isolate hp1 chromosome 1, ASM1883169v1, whole genome shotgun sequence harbors:
- the cntf gene encoding ciliary neurotrophic factor has protein sequence MAGRSANGRHGLRGHAGRTAALARLVHKECIQLLEIYRNSESLPSLPADGGYLVSIPPLVPQLSDAEKISILHAALKESLRLLEDVITREDAEFSGEDSEYKRKQKTVRDRLGHLLASTEQLLVDGQRFEAEVKEELDGQAASGAFGLKMWIVRVLQDLVHWTGQTSETLHSMPAETEKAPKTRSLRTRRGAGKIRK, from the exons ATGGCTGGCAGAAGTGCAAACGGTCGCCACGGGTTGCGGGGCCACGCAGGGAGGACCGCGGCTCTCGCCCGGCTGGTTCACAAGGAATGCATACAACTCCTGGAGATATAC AGAAACAGTGAATCACTGCCGTCCCTGCCGGCCGACGGAGGTTATTTAGTGTCCATTCCTCCATTGGTTCCTCAGCTGTCAGATGCGGAAAAAATATCTATCCTGCATGCTGCGCTCAAGGAGAGTCTGCGACTTCTGGAAGATGTCATTACCCGGGAGGACGCAGAATTTTCTGGCGAAGACAGCGAGtacaagagaaaacagaaaactgtgAGGGATCGCCTGGGGCACCTGTTGGCAAGCACAGAGCAGCTGCTAGTGGATGGCCAAAGATTTGAAGCTGAAGTTAAAGAG GAGCTGGATGGTCAGGCGGCCAGTGGGGCTTTCGGTCTGAAGATGTGGATCGTACGAGTGCTGCAGGACCTTGTGCACTGGACCGGCCAAACATCTGAGACCCTCCACTCAATGCCAGCAGAGACGGAGAAAGCACCAAAGACCAGGTCCCTAAGGACAAGAAGAGGCGCCGGGAAAATAAGGAAGTGA
- the si:ch211-113e8.11 gene encoding uncharacterized protein si:ch211-113e8.11, with product MNSLVGYGVSSESEDEEKGEDNTKGSFKKTECTAEKTKSHNFLVESESLSSESDSDPENEDQEEPPAAVRSVSEPLPLLSVRPRAHKLPPPPLGGSSSGGALTGSSVFANPFKELAEERLNVLQKHVPLTLQARPTQIDGKRICVAYRKDGRCRFGSRCKYAHDSDLQGNRAVTSDTGTKDNDAVSHHDGPPASCEEDAETDGEKDDEQRKKRRVGVNDSLIPPKRALKQFARLSQP from the exons ATGAATTCGCTTGTGGGATACGGGGTTTCATCCGAGTCGGAGGACGAAGAGAAAGGAGAAGACAATACGAAGGG GTCCTTCAAAAAGACAGAGTGCACAGCAGAGAAGACGAAAAGCCATAATTTCCTGGTGGAGTCGGAGTCGCTTTCCAGCGAGTCTGACTCTGATCCGGAGAACGAGGATCAAGAGGAGCCTCCCGCTGCCGTCCGCTCCGTTTCCGAGCCCTTGCCACTCCTCTCCGTCCGTCCTCGCGCTCACAAGCTCCCTCCTCCGCCTCTGGGAGGATCCAGCTCGGGTGGAGCACTTACAGGCAGCAGTGTGTTTGCTAATCCATTCAAAGAGCTGGCAGAGGAGAGACTGAACGTCCTACAGAAACACGTACCTCTTACTTTACAAGCCCGCCCCACCCAGATCGACGGCAAGCGCATTTGTGTGGCCTACAGAAAGGACGGCCGCTGCCGCTTCGGAAGCCGCTGCAAGTACGCACACGACAGCGATCTGCAGGGCAACCGCGCGGTCACCTCCGACACCGGGACAAAAGACAACGATGCAGTTTCGCACCACGATGGTCCGCCGGCTTCTTGTGAGGAAGACgcagagacagatggagagaaagacgACGAACAGCGAAAGAAGAGGAGAGTGGGGGTGAACGATTCTCTCATTCCACCGAAACGTGCTCTCAAGCAGTTTGCCAGACTCTCTCAACCATAA